In Populus nigra chromosome 1, ddPopNigr1.1, whole genome shotgun sequence, one genomic interval encodes:
- the LOC133692126 gene encoding AT-rich interactive domain-containing protein 2, with the protein MAGWSILTNGSALDCVDDVINIYKGDGGCCLDINHHVKDDEAKDCIAIDNSDEDDDECEDKVICLFDELVSKFLNEAAGGGCIRPIPALLGDGQSLDLFKLFWVVRKRGGFDLVNGFWSFVAKELGLELQFSPSVKLIYIKYLYELEKCMSRSCKEEKIRKGKRQCDGNLSCSSLELEMQLRSLLLHRCDRKQEDCKFASEVYEKNGRCVEMDTGKGKIGLLDTKAGHRVHNGVGNRNCDYDKNFHAERNNYFNDSDDDVVILDPSIVKKEFNSRKRKRESLTRMLNWVIQIAKCPDDPSIGVRSPQFKWKDHKGNELWLQALRAREALLHRRHFDPNIEQSLLQVYNMNFQDNRKMHPSMFEDVSVLSEHFAERSRCSKRLPALAKPDVFSCCNSCSAPQSKSTSPLKTECENGLKEQELAVDLSSKNATFDGSGDGHVRRHVAVGPLFQAEVPEWTSMVSESDSKWLGTRLWPLECENHNAVFAMDPIGNGRPSVCGCQLPGSVGCVRFHIAEKRIKLKLELGHLFYHWQFDRMGEEVSLRWTTEEEKRFKDMVKFNLLSAGKCFWDNKHKYFPRKTREELVSYYFNAYLVRRRSYQNRVTPKNIDSDDDETEFGSFSDGYGHEALMVPGAYMLICSENKQCTDFK; encoded by the exons ATGGCAGGATGGTCAATTTTGACAAATGGTTCTGCTTTAGATTGTGTTGATGATGTTATTAATATATACAAGGGTGATGGTGGTTGTTGTCTAGATATTAATCATCATGTGAAGGATGATGAGGCTAAGGATTGTATTGCTATTGATAATTctgatgaggatgatgatgagTGTGAGGATAAAGTAATATGCTTGTTTGATGAACTCGTTTCAAAGTTTTTGAATGAGGCCGCTGGAGGAGGGTGTATTAGGCCTATTCCAGCATTGCTTGGTGATGGGCAATCTTTGGATTTGTTCAAACTCTTTTGGGTTGTGAGAAAGAGAGGTGGCTTTGATTTGGTAAACGGTTTTTGGAGCTTTGTGGCTAAAGAGTTAGGGTTAGAACTTCAATTTTCACCTTCGGTTAAGTTGATATATATTAAGTACTTGTATGAGTTGGAAAAATGCATGAGTAGGAGTtgtaaagaggaaaaaataagaaaggggAAGCGTCAGTGTGATGGGAATCTGAGTTGTTCGTCATTGGAGCTAGAGATGCAGCTCAGAAGTTTATTATTGCATAGATGTGATAGAAAGCAAGAGGATTGTAAATTTGCTTCAGAAGTGTATGAGAAAAATGGCAGGTGCGTTGAGATGGATACTGGGAAGGGTAAAATAGGTTTGTTAGACACCAAAGCTGGACATCGAGTACACAATGGTGTTGGAAATAGGAATTGTGATTATGACAAAAATTTTCATGctgaaagaaataattattttaatgacaGTGATGATGATGTTGTGATCTTGGATCCGAGCATTGTTAAGAAAGAATTTAATTCTCGCAAGAGAAAACGAGAATCTCTAACAAGAATGCTTAACTGGGTGATCCAAATTGCAAAATGTCCCGATGATCCTTCCATCGGAGTAAGATCACCACAATTTAAGTGGAAGGATCATAAAGGCAATGAGTTGTGGCTCCAAGCCCTAAGGGCACGGGAAGCTCTCCTACATAGAAGGCATTTTGATCCTAACATTGAACAATCACTCTTGCAG GTATACAATATGAACTTCCAGGACAATCGAAAGATGCATCCATCCATGTTTGAGGATGTTAGTGTTCTAAGTGAACACTTTGCAGAGAGGTCAAGATGCAGCAAGCGGCTCCCTGCTCTAGCGAAACCTGACGTATTCTCTTGTTGTAATTCATGTTCTGCCCCTCAAAGTAAATCTACAAGCCCTCTTAAGACAGAGTGTGAGAATGGCCTTAAGGAGCAAGAACTTGCTGTTGATTTATCATCCAAAAACGCAACATTTGATGGATCTGGGGATGGGCATGTCCGTAGGCATGTTGCTGTGGGCCCTCTCTTCCAAGCTGAAGTCCCTGAGTGGACTAGCATGGTTTCCGAGAGTGATTCTAAATGGCTGGGCACACGATTATGGCCTTTGGAATGTGAAAACCATAATGCCGTATTTGCCATGGATCCAATTGGAAATGGAAGACCCAGTGTATGTGGCTGTCAGCTTCCAGGTTCAGTTGGATGTGTGAGATTTCATATTGCCgagaaaagaattaaattgaagcTTGAACTGGGTCATTTGTTCTATCATTGGCAGTTTGATCGCATGGGTGAGGAAGTTTCACTTAGATGGACTAccgaagaagaaaagagattcAAGGATATGGTCAAGTTTAACCTTTTATCTGCAGGCAAGTGCTTCTGGGACAACAAACACAAGTATTTTCCTAGAAAGACCAGGGAAGAATTGGTAAGCTATTACTTCAATGCATATCTTGTTCGGCGCAGAAGTTATCAGAACCGTGTAACCCCAAAAAATATTGATAGTGACGATGATGAAACAGAGTTTGGATCTTTTAGTGATGGTTATGGCCATGAAGCGCTCATGGTTCCTGGTGCCTACATGTTGATATGTTCTGAGAATAAGCAATGCACTGATTTCAAATAG